The proteins below come from a single Rhizobium sp. BT04 genomic window:
- a CDS encoding M81 family metallopeptidase, whose product MRIAVGGIHIECSTYNPVLNEERDFRVVRGEALLASPYFAFLGDYDAEFLPTIHARAIAGGPVARATYEAFKGEFLERLKPLLPLDGLYLAMHGAMYVEGMEDAEGDWISAARALVGEDCTVSASYDLHGNVTQRIIDALDIYSTYRTAPHIDVEETMRRSVSMLVKSLKTGERPVILWAPIPVVLPGERTSTVDEPAKSLYALLPGIDAIDGIWDASLMVGYVWADEPRATAAAILTGTDRAVLTREAKRLGKAYWDAREDFVFGCETGSVEECVARAIASPTGPVVLAESGDNPTGGGVGDRADVLAELIARGAAGVIFAGITDKAATEACYAAGIGAERELGVGASLDTKGSKPVTARFTVKFLHETADPTDRQAVVSTGGIDLVLCAKRRPYHNIVDFTRLGLDPHKARIIVVKSGYLSPELAPIANPNLMALSTGVVDQFVERLPRLRKQHPTYPFDKDFAFEPQVFLSARA is encoded by the coding sequence ATGCGCATCGCCGTCGGTGGCATTCATATCGAATGCAGCACATACAACCCCGTCCTGAATGAGGAGAGAGATTTCCGCGTGGTGCGTGGCGAGGCGCTGCTGGCATCACCCTACTTCGCTTTCCTCGGGGACTACGACGCCGAGTTCCTGCCGACGATCCATGCCCGCGCCATCGCCGGCGGGCCGGTTGCGCGCGCCACCTACGAGGCTTTCAAGGGTGAATTCCTCGAGCGCCTGAAGCCGCTGCTGCCGCTCGACGGCCTCTATCTCGCCATGCACGGCGCCATGTATGTCGAGGGCATGGAGGATGCCGAGGGCGACTGGATCAGCGCGGCCCGGGCGCTGGTCGGCGAGGATTGCACCGTTTCGGCCAGCTATGACCTGCACGGCAACGTCACCCAGCGCATCATCGATGCGCTCGACATCTATTCAACCTATCGCACCGCGCCGCATATCGATGTCGAGGAGACGATGCGCCGCTCGGTCTCCATGCTGGTCAAGAGCCTGAAAACCGGCGAGAGGCCGGTCATCCTCTGGGCACCGATCCCGGTCGTACTACCAGGCGAGCGCACCAGCACCGTCGATGAGCCGGCTAAGAGCCTCTATGCGCTTCTGCCTGGCATCGATGCGATCGACGGCATCTGGGATGCATCGTTGATGGTCGGTTATGTCTGGGCCGACGAACCGCGTGCCACGGCCGCCGCCATCCTGACCGGCACCGACCGCGCCGTGCTCACGCGCGAGGCCAAACGTCTCGGCAAGGCCTATTGGGATGCGCGCGAAGATTTCGTCTTCGGCTGTGAAACCGGCTCGGTCGAGGAATGTGTCGCGAGAGCCATCGCAAGCCCGACCGGCCCGGTGGTGCTTGCCGAATCCGGCGACAACCCCACAGGCGGCGGCGTCGGGGACCGGGCCGATGTGCTGGCCGAACTGATCGCCAGGGGTGCTGCCGGCGTCATCTTCGCCGGCATCACCGACAAGGCGGCGACCGAGGCCTGTTATGCCGCCGGCATCGGCGCGGAACGGGAGCTCGGCGTCGGCGCCTCGCTCGACACCAAGGGCAGCAAGCCGGTTACCGCCCGCTTCACGGTCAAATTCCTGCACGAGACCGCAGATCCGACGGACCGCCAAGCAGTGGTTTCCACCGGCGGCATCGATCTCGTGCTCTGCGCCAAACGCCGGCCCTATCACAATATCGTCGATTTCACCCGGCTCGGCCTCGATCCGCACAAGGCAAGGATTATTGTCGTCAAGTCGGGCTATCTCTCGCCGGAATTGGCGCCGATCGCCAATCCGAACCTGATGGCGCTGTCGACCGGGGTCGTCGACCAGTTCGTCGAGCGCTTGCCGCGGCTGCGCAAGCAGCATCCGACCTATCCCTTCGACAAGGACTTTGCCTTCGAGCCGCAGGTCTTCCTCTCCGCGCGCGCCTGA
- a CDS encoding LON peptidase substrate-binding domain-containing protein: protein MRDGFMQVGNARYLKPGDLPDTIAVFPLTGALLLPAGQLPLNIFEPRYLAMLDAALTGNRLIGMVQPALGEHEDKGGEPSLAAVGCLGRITSFAETGDGRYIVSLTGVCRFRLLEEKTTSDPFRTFRIAPFIADLSAANEEEAVDRAALLTAFKAYLDANKLEADWESVERASNLTLVNSLAMMSPFGPAEKQALLEAPDLKTRAETLIAITEIVLARVFGDSDTVLQ from the coding sequence ATGCGGGACGGTTTCATGCAAGTCGGTAATGCCAGATACCTGAAGCCGGGCGATCTGCCTGATACGATCGCTGTCTTCCCCCTGACCGGTGCCCTCCTTCTGCCGGCCGGGCAGCTTCCGCTCAACATTTTCGAGCCGCGTTATCTGGCGATGCTGGATGCGGCGCTGACCGGAAACCGGCTGATCGGCATGGTGCAGCCGGCGCTCGGCGAACACGAGGACAAGGGCGGCGAGCCCAGCCTTGCCGCCGTCGGCTGCCTTGGCCGCATCACCTCCTTCGCCGAGACCGGCGACGGGCGCTATATCGTCTCGCTGACGGGCGTCTGCCGCTTTCGGCTGCTGGAGGAGAAGACGACCAGCGATCCGTTCCGCACCTTCCGTATCGCCCCGTTCATCGCCGATCTCTCGGCTGCGAACGAGGAGGAGGCGGTCGACCGCGCAGCACTTCTGACCGCCTTCAAAGCCTATCTCGATGCCAACAAGCTGGAGGCCGACTGGGAAAGCGTCGAGCGGGCGAGCAATCTGACGCTCGTCAATTCGCTGGCGATGATGTCGCCGTTCGGGCCGGCTGAAAAACAGGCGCTGCTGGAGGCGCCCGATTTGAAGACGCGGGCCGAAACGCTGATCGCCATCACCGAGATCGTGCTGGCGCGGGTCTTCGGTGACTCCGACACGGTTCTGCAGTAG
- a CDS encoding Trm112 family protein: MDEKLSRVDPKLLELLVCPLSKGRLSYDREHNELVSEKAQLAYPIRDGIPIMLVSEARRLDE; encoded by the coding sequence ATGGACGAAAAACTCAGCCGCGTCGATCCGAAACTGCTCGAACTCCTGGTCTGCCCGCTCTCCAAGGGGCGGCTTTCCTATGATCGCGAACACAATGAACTCGTTTCGGAAAAGGCGCAGCTCGCTTATCCGATCCGCGACGGCATTCCGATCATGCTGGTGTCCGAAGCCCGCCGCCTCGACGAATAG
- a CDS encoding prolyl-tRNA synthetase associated domain-containing protein yields MPENTPKTRDELFAFLDGLGIAHKTVDHAPVFTVAESVALRDEIPGGHTKNLFVKDKKDRYFLLTVEENAEVDLKQVHNLIGGSGRVSFGRAEKLMEYLGVVPGAVTAFGAINDTAGNVTFVLDADLMGEEIVNCHPLSNDATTSVASSDLIRFMEATGHKPLVLKVTS; encoded by the coding sequence ATGCCCGAAAATACCCCGAAGACAAGAGACGAATTGTTTGCCTTTCTCGACGGGCTCGGCATTGCCCACAAGACGGTCGATCATGCGCCTGTCTTCACCGTGGCCGAATCGGTTGCTCTGCGCGACGAGATCCCCGGCGGGCATACCAAGAACCTCTTCGTCAAGGACAAGAAGGACAGGTATTTCCTGCTGACCGTGGAGGAAAATGCCGAGGTCGACCTCAAGCAGGTGCATAATTTGATCGGCGGGTCCGGCCGGGTCTCCTTCGGCAGGGCAGAGAAGCTGATGGAATATCTCGGTGTCGTTCCAGGAGCGGTCACCGCCTTCGGCGCGATCAACGATACGGCAGGGAATGTCACATTCGTGCTCGATGCCGATCTGATGGGCGAGGAGATCGTCAACTGCCATCCGCTTTCCAATGATGCGACGACCTCGGTTGCGAGCAGTGATCTCATCCGTTTCATGGAAGCGACCGGACACAAGCCGCTTGTCTTGAAAGTGACGTCCTGA
- the trxA gene encoding thioredoxin, with protein MSGSDNPYNGSFGNQMTATTSFGAAPAPAAAAGSYITDTTTANFGKDVIEESRKQPVLVDFWAPWCGPCKQLTPVLEKVVNEAKGRVRLVKMNIDDHPSIAGQLGIQSIPAVIAFVNGRPADGFMGAVPESQISQFIDRIAGPAGADEAAEIEAVLTEAAELLAAGNINEAAQLYGAVMQADPENARALAGMAECMIAANQHERARQVLSELPEELSKDAGIQAVLKKLEQIEEARKLGDPVALERDLVANPDDHEARLKLAKILNVEGRRDEAAEHLLLIMRKDRAFDDDGARRQLLQFFEVWGFKDPATVSARRKLSAMLFS; from the coding sequence ATGAGCGGCAGCGACAACCCCTATAACGGTTCCTTCGGAAATCAGATGACGGCGACGACAAGCTTCGGCGCAGCGCCGGCACCCGCGGCTGCGGCCGGCAGCTACATCACGGACACGACGACGGCGAATTTCGGCAAGGACGTCATCGAGGAATCGCGCAAGCAGCCGGTGCTGGTCGATTTCTGGGCGCCTTGGTGCGGCCCGTGCAAGCAGCTGACGCCGGTATTGGAAAAAGTGGTCAATGAAGCCAAGGGCCGTGTCAGGCTGGTCAAGATGAACATCGATGACCATCCCTCGATCGCCGGCCAGCTCGGCATCCAATCGATTCCCGCCGTTATCGCCTTCGTCAACGGCCGCCCCGCCGACGGCTTCATGGGTGCAGTGCCGGAAAGCCAGATCAGCCAGTTCATCGACCGTATCGCCGGCCCGGCCGGTGCCGACGAGGCGGCCGAGATCGAAGCCGTGCTGACCGAAGCGGCAGAATTGCTGGCCGCCGGCAATATCAACGAGGCCGCCCAGCTCTACGGCGCGGTGATGCAGGCCGATCCCGAGAACGCCAGGGCGCTGGCCGGCATGGCCGAATGCATGATCGCCGCAAACCAGCATGAGCGGGCGCGCCAGGTGCTGAGCGAGCTGCCGGAAGAGCTTTCGAAAGACGCCGGCATCCAGGCGGTGCTGAAGAAGCTCGAACAGATCGAGGAAGCGCGCAAGCTCGGCGATCCCGTTGCGCTCGAACGCGACCTGGTTGCCAATCCCGACGACCACGAGGCGCGGCTGAAGCTCGCCAAGATCCTCAATGTCGAAGGCCGGCGCGACGAAGCGGCCGAGCACCTGCTGCTGATCATGCGCAAGGACCGCGCCTTCGACGATGACGGCGCCCGCCGCCAGCTGCTGCAGTTCTTCGAGGTCTGGGGGTTCAAGGATCCGGCGACGGTTTCCGCCCGGCGCAAGCTTTCGGCGATGCTGTTCTCCTAA